A window of the Marinifilum sp. JC120 genome harbors these coding sequences:
- a CDS encoding sensor histidine kinase, protein MLKIDKVQTRIGVLIVFISLISFFVSGAYDYSSMRSNMLKELNQKADGLVERLSESLITPLWNVDQAAINRILLSEMNDKRIKAILVTEDNGSNVFAGKIRDETWSIINFATWPTGKFVKRKAEISIMNQPIGAVEIFLSPKFIEDELYQSLLSSLLRTMLLVILINLALFVTMRRILISPITKLSQTARQISLDKNYSARVKIQCKGEMESLIKNFNNMLQQIEEQDLKLKQYSGQLQKKIHQSNKNLENSNRELKIINQELEIAKDDAEAASKSKSEFMANVSHEIRTPMNAIIGMADLTMETSLSGKQREFLKIIISSGKVLLRLINDILDFSKIEAGKLSLEEVNFNLHQLIHDISDLFVEQMVASQTELVIDIRPDVPQRIIGDPLRLRQVLVNITANAFKFTNKGEIIITVSADQINANKAEIVFAIKDTGIGIPKEVQPYLFEAFKQADGSTTRKYGGTGLGLSISKRIVDLMGGNIWFRSRAEEGSTFFFTITPDVAVEPSSVDFEVPQKLKNTPILVVDDNFAVRSVLVRYLKQFGFQPTSVPDAEQALKLIEENKDNQFKLVIIDLKLPGISGDEASIEIRKTYDTKELPIMMITATEMNTAIAKAQNAQINRMMSKPLKQASLFNSIMEIFGYKAPKKDFTEPSQPIENEFKGFRMLLVEDNPINQQVAEQILEPTGIEIVSAPNGAEAVKMVQESGYDIVLMDIQMPEMDGYEATEIIRNALSMKDLPIIAMTAHAMRGDKEKCLASGMDDYIPKPIDKEQMFSTIRTHLKQQKRLAQPAALEAPQTPPNTDSDDIRCHEIDISDVLERIGGDMGILVSILRNFRDYNTEFSTDVQKLLQADQLKEAGDKAHTLKGSAANISAGQLAMAALDLEKACKSDLKKEAELALKNTTERLNLLYKDISLLEKDFA, encoded by the coding sequence TTGTTAAAAATCGACAAAGTACAAACCAGAATCGGAGTTCTGATTGTTTTCATCTCCCTGATTTCATTCTTTGTTTCAGGTGCGTACGACTACAGCTCCATGCGTAGTAACATGCTGAAAGAGCTGAACCAAAAAGCTGACGGGCTGGTTGAAAGACTTTCCGAATCCCTGATTACTCCGCTTTGGAACGTTGATCAAGCCGCCATCAACCGTATCCTGCTCTCAGAAATGAATGACAAACGCATCAAGGCCATTCTGGTTACCGAAGACAACGGCAGTAATGTTTTTGCTGGAAAGATCCGGGATGAAACATGGAGTATAATTAATTTCGCGACCTGGCCCACCGGCAAATTCGTAAAACGCAAAGCTGAAATTTCTATAATGAACCAGCCTATCGGCGCCGTAGAAATCTTTCTTTCTCCCAAATTCATTGAGGATGAGTTATACCAATCCCTGCTGAGTTCCCTGCTCCGGACCATGCTTCTGGTTATCCTGATCAACCTCGCGCTTTTTGTAACCATGCGCAGAATCCTCATTTCGCCCATCACCAAATTAAGCCAGACAGCACGGCAAATTTCGCTGGATAAGAACTATAGTGCCCGGGTCAAAATCCAATGCAAAGGGGAAATGGAAAGCCTTATTAAAAACTTCAATAACATGCTGCAACAAATTGAAGAACAGGATTTGAAGCTCAAGCAGTACAGTGGCCAGTTGCAGAAAAAAATACACCAGAGCAACAAAAATCTTGAAAACAGTAACCGAGAACTAAAAATCATCAACCAGGAACTTGAAATAGCCAAGGACGATGCAGAAGCCGCATCAAAATCCAAAAGTGAATTCATGGCTAATGTAAGTCATGAAATCCGCACCCCCATGAACGCCATCATAGGTATGGCCGATCTGACTATGGAGACCAGTCTTTCGGGCAAACAACGGGAATTTCTAAAAATTATCATCAGCTCAGGAAAAGTTCTGCTGCGACTAATAAACGATATTCTCGACTTTTCAAAGATCGAAGCCGGAAAACTCAGCCTCGAAGAAGTAAATTTCAATCTTCACCAGCTCATCCACGACATCAGCGATCTTTTTGTAGAGCAGATGGTTGCCTCACAAACAGAACTGGTGATTGATATCCGCCCGGATGTTCCTCAGCGAATTATCGGAGACCCCCTGCGTTTGCGTCAGGTGCTGGTTAATATCACAGCGAACGCATTTAAATTCACAAACAAAGGTGAAATCATCATCACTGTCTCCGCCGACCAGATTAACGCCAACAAGGCTGAAATTGTATTTGCCATCAAAGATACGGGAATAGGTATTCCCAAAGAAGTGCAGCCCTATCTGTTTGAAGCCTTCAAACAGGCGGATGGCTCCACAACCCGTAAATACGGAGGAACTGGACTGGGACTTTCCATCTCAAAACGCATTGTCGATCTCATGGGTGGAAATATCTGGTTCCGCAGCAGAGCGGAAGAAGGCAGTACTTTCTTTTTCACCATTACTCCCGATGTAGCAGTTGAACCATCCTCTGTAGACTTTGAAGTACCACAGAAACTTAAAAACACACCGATTCTGGTGGTGGACGACAACTTTGCAGTCCGCAGTGTACTTGTGCGATATCTCAAACAATTCGGTTTTCAACCTACCAGCGTCCCGGACGCGGAACAGGCTCTGAAACTCATTGAAGAAAATAAAGACAATCAATTCAAACTGGTTATCATCGACCTGAAACTCCCCGGCATAAGCGGAGATGAAGCAAGCATTGAAATCCGCAAAACATATGACACAAAAGAACTGCCCATAATGATGATCACCGCCACTGAGATGAATACAGCTATTGCCAAAGCACAGAATGCGCAAATTAACAGGATGATGAGTAAACCACTCAAACAGGCATCTTTGTTCAACTCCATAATGGAAATCTTCGGTTACAAGGCTCCCAAAAAAGATTTCACCGAACCGTCTCAACCCATTGAAAATGAATTCAAAGGCTTCAGGATGCTACTTGTGGAAGATAATCCCATCAACCAGCAGGTAGCCGAACAGATACTCGAACCCACTGGAATTGAAATTGTGTCTGCGCCCAACGGAGCTGAAGCAGTAAAAATGGTACAGGAATCAGGCTACGACATTGTTCTTATGGATATCCAAATGCCGGAAATGGACGGTTATGAAGCAACTGAAATAATCCGCAATGCTCTCAGCATGAAAGATCTGCCCATCATCGCCATGACCGCCCATGCCATGCGCGGCGATAAAGAAAAATGCCTTGCCTCCGGCATGGACGACTATATTCCTAAGCCCATTGATAAAGAGCAGATGTTCAGCACCATCCGTACCCATCTCAAACAGCAAAAAAGACTTGCTCAGCCCGCGGCATTAGAAGCACCACAAACACCGCCAAACACTGATTCAGATGATATAAGATGTCATGAGATAGACATCTCTGATGTTCTGGAACGCATCGGCGGAGACATGGGAATTCTAGTCAGCATTCTGCGCAACTTTAGGGATTACAACACTGAATTCAGTACAGATGTGCAAAAACTTCTACAAGCCGACCAACTCAAGGAAGCTGGAGATAAAGCTCACACCCTGAAAGGCTCAGCCGCGAACATATCCGCCGGGCAACTTGCCATGGCAGCCCTTGATCTGGAAAAAGCCTGCAAGTCGGACTTGAAGAAGGAGGCTGAACTGGCCCTTAAAAATACAACTGAAAGGCTGAACTTACTCTATAAAGATATTTCGTTGCTGGAAAAAGATTTTGCCTGA
- a CDS encoding NAD+ synthase — protein MKIALLQLNLTVGDLEGNVELILDGIKRAAECGARLCLTSELALTGYPPRDLLLNADFVCRCREAVSEISRRMPEGMALLAGGVDLNHEGVGNPLRNSAWLIEHGAVPKVFYKWLLPTYDVFDEQRYFEPAENINFFEFDGLKIGVTICEDVWNDREIRNGRRYGCNPIPQIMDMNPDVLVNLSASPFNIGKQKIREKLLGDIASKYKVPVFYANQVGGNDDLVFDGRSCAFSTEGNLLARGHSFKEDVVIVESDCSAGRIEEDDFCEEAEAWQAMVLGLRDYLGKTGFTKVVLGLSGGIDSALTAAVAAEALGAENVTGVLMPSPYSSKGSVDDSLDLVKNIGINCTTIPIDKLMGQFEEALAPTFEGLPANVTEENIQSRIRGNLVMAISNKLGALLVTTGNKSELAVGYCTIYGDMAGGLAVISDLYKTLVFRVCRWLNEQGRGEIIPVAIIEKPPSAELRPGQKDEDSLPSYDVLDRIIELRVEGHKAESEIITETGFDPETVQYVLRLIRISEFKRKQAAPGLKITSRAFGTGWRMPIACRFTG, from the coding sequence ATGAAAATAGCTCTGTTACAGCTCAACCTGACAGTTGGCGATCTTGAAGGGAACGTGGAACTTATCCTTGATGGAATTAAAAGGGCTGCTGAGTGCGGCGCAAGGCTCTGCCTTACCTCCGAGCTTGCCCTGACCGGATACCCTCCGCGGGATCTGCTGCTGAATGCGGATTTTGTCTGCCGGTGCCGTGAAGCTGTTTCCGAAATTTCCCGGCGTATGCCCGAAGGTATGGCTCTGCTGGCCGGAGGAGTGGACCTTAATCATGAGGGAGTCGGCAACCCTTTGCGCAATAGTGCATGGCTGATCGAGCATGGGGCCGTGCCCAAGGTTTTTTATAAATGGCTGCTGCCAACCTATGATGTCTTTGACGAGCAGCGTTATTTCGAGCCTGCGGAAAACATAAATTTCTTTGAATTTGACGGTTTGAAAATCGGGGTGACCATCTGTGAGGATGTCTGGAATGACCGTGAGATCCGTAACGGAAGGCGTTACGGTTGTAATCCCATTCCGCAGATTATGGATATGAATCCGGATGTGCTGGTCAATCTTTCTGCTTCACCATTCAATATCGGTAAGCAGAAGATTCGTGAAAAGCTTCTCGGCGATATTGCTTCCAAATATAAAGTTCCGGTTTTTTATGCCAATCAGGTCGGCGGTAATGATGATCTGGTTTTTGACGGGCGCAGTTGTGCTTTCAGCACAGAGGGTAATCTACTTGCGCGCGGTCACAGCTTCAAAGAAGATGTCGTCATTGTTGAATCCGATTGTTCGGCAGGGCGTATTGAGGAAGATGATTTTTGTGAGGAAGCCGAGGCTTGGCAGGCTATGGTGCTCGGGCTGCGGGATTATCTGGGTAAGACCGGGTTCACTAAAGTGGTGCTGGGACTTTCCGGCGGTATTGATTCAGCCTTGACCGCAGCAGTCGCTGCTGAGGCCCTTGGAGCCGAGAATGTAACCGGGGTGCTCATGCCGTCGCCTTATTCCAGTAAGGGCAGTGTTGATGATTCGCTTGATCTGGTAAAAAATATCGGTATCAACTGTACCACCATTCCCATCGACAAACTCATGGGTCAATTTGAGGAAGCTCTTGCTCCTACTTTTGAAGGGTTACCCGCCAACGTGACGGAAGAGAATATCCAGTCTCGTATTCGGGGTAATCTTGTTATGGCTATTTCAAATAAGCTGGGTGCGTTGCTGGTCACCACCGGAAACAAGAGTGAACTGGCAGTTGGCTATTGCACCATTTATGGGGATATGGCCGGGGGACTGGCTGTTATTTCAGACCTCTACAAGACCCTTGTTTTCCGGGTCTGCCGTTGGCTCAACGAGCAGGGCAGGGGCGAAATCATCCCGGTGGCGATTATTGAGAAACCGCCGTCTGCGGAACTGCGTCCGGGCCAGAAGGATGAGGATTCATTGCCCTCTTACGATGTGCTAGACCGCATTATCGAGCTTCGGGTCGAGGGCCATAAAGCAGAGAGTGAAATCATTACTGAAACAGGATTCGACCCGGAAACTGTCCAGTATGTCCTGCGGCTGATCAGGATTTCAGAATTTAAGCGTAAACAGGCTGCACCGGGACTAAAGATTACGTCCAGAGCCTTTGGCACAGGATGGCGCATGCCGATAGCTTGCAGGTTTACCGGGTAG
- a CDS encoding HDOD domain-containing protein encodes MSRSKNILFIDADKSQLEYLEKNLSTMKKRWNIQFASTAEEAMDFLRTCPFDVIASDFCVDGFQGHELLEEIKNRQPGSIRFIISESINSENCLQYIGYAHQFITKPYVGSELIAKIKKSLRLKNIFLNERAAKAIASIEDLPSMPDLFMKLERELGKDDVLISNIGKMIGEDMSMTAGLLKLVNSPFFGLYSKVTKPEQAVTLLGLDNLKGLVLGIHLFNSKGSDKIDFSIEELGKHCQYTALMARAIVKAEGGSNELAEHTFLAGFLHDIGKLVLATSYPEEYGTILSIVREDNLPVQEAEKDILGFTHAEVGAYLLAIWGFDEDIIEAIYCHHEPQRLGSVDLSPAVAIHVANSFDHELRVKNSDYAPHLLSAEWLEQNEFSHKLPEWLQICAELMEDETGKI; translated from the coding sequence ATGAGCCGCTCAAAAAACATTCTCTTTATTGACGCAGACAAATCACAACTCGAGTATCTTGAGAAAAACCTGTCTACCATGAAAAAAAGATGGAATATACAGTTCGCATCTACAGCAGAAGAAGCAATGGACTTTCTGCGTACCTGCCCTTTCGATGTTATTGCTTCTGATTTCTGCGTTGATGGTTTTCAAGGGCATGAACTGCTTGAAGAGATCAAAAACAGACAACCCGGAAGTATACGCTTCATAATCTCCGAATCGATTAATTCCGAAAACTGCCTGCAATATATCGGTTACGCCCACCAATTCATTACAAAGCCTTATGTTGGCTCTGAACTGATCGCAAAAATCAAGAAAAGCCTACGCTTGAAAAATATATTCCTTAATGAGAGAGCCGCCAAAGCTATTGCCTCCATAGAAGATCTTCCTTCCATGCCCGACCTTTTCATGAAGCTTGAAAGGGAACTCGGCAAAGATGATGTGCTGATCAGCAATATCGGTAAAATGATAGGCGAAGACATGAGCATGACCGCCGGATTGCTCAAGCTGGTCAACTCTCCGTTTTTCGGGCTTTATTCCAAGGTAACAAAACCGGAACAAGCCGTGACCCTGCTGGGACTGGATAACCTCAAGGGTCTGGTGCTTGGAATACACCTGTTTAATTCAAAGGGATCTGACAAAATAGATTTTTCCATTGAAGAACTGGGTAAGCATTGCCAGTACACGGCTCTCATGGCCCGTGCCATAGTTAAAGCAGAAGGCGGCAGCAACGAACTTGCCGAACACACATTTCTTGCCGGATTCCTTCACGATATAGGTAAGTTGGTACTTGCCACTTCCTATCCGGAGGAATACGGAACCATCCTGAGTATAGTACGCGAAGACAATCTCCCGGTTCAGGAGGCGGAAAAGGATATCCTCGGATTCACCCACGCGGAAGTTGGAGCCTACCTGCTGGCCATCTGGGGATTTGATGAAGACATTATCGAAGCCATATACTGCCACCACGAACCGCAGCGGCTGGGCAGCGTGGATTTGAGTCCCGCCGTAGCCATCCATGTAGCCAACTCATTTGACCACGAATTACGGGTCAAAAACAGTGATTATGCGCCTCACCTGCTTTCCGCCGAATGGCTGGAACAAAACGAATTCAGCCACAAACTTCCTGAATGGCTGCAAATCTGCGCTGAGCTTATGGAAGACGAGACCGGGAAAATATAA